The window CTCCTCCTCTTTCGTGGTACATGCATCATCAACGTGCCAATCATAATTTCTTCTTCATTTATTatcatgtatttttattttttaaaaataaaaataaaaagaaataaaagaaataaagagcAAAAAATCTACGAGAATGATCAACGAACTCCTACCTCGAGTCAAAAGGATCACACCCACCACTGCGATCAAGTGGTTACGTGTACCGTGGAGATGCAGTTCGGTgtgaaggaaaaggaaagaccGTAATGACAAAGGATGAAAGGAAGCAAATAAACGGCTGAGATTGAATGCTGTGGGAATACACGTTTGTTGATGAGTTGTCACCCAATAGTTAGAGGGCTTTGAAATTGTAATGCGAGAGCCGAGAAGTAAAGGAAATTTCCAAGTAAGTGTTTTAAAACCGACTCAAACCCAACCCCTCACCCCACTCCTATATATAGGGCCTTTTCCTCGGTTCTCTTGAAGACACAcactctctctccccctctacAAGTtctattctctctctttctcaaaCTCTTTGCTTTCTGTGTTTTTGAGCGAGAAACGAGAATAGAAAGCGACAATGGCTTACTCAAGCGTGGTGCTCGTGATGATGTTTGCTTTGGTGGCTGGATCGGCTTTCGCTCAGTCTCCGGCATCGTCACTGACTGCTTCTCCTACTAAGTCGCCAACGGCTTCTCCTCCGGTGGCCACTCCCCCATCTCCAACACCTTCTCCATCCACCACTCCTTCTGCCCCTGCTCCCGCCCCATCCACCGTATCACCACCAGCCTCTACTCCATCTCCTACATCGGCTTCTCCTCCCGCACCTCCAACGAGTCCTGCTTCGGCACCCACCACTGGTGCCTCACCGTCTCCTTCCATCAGCACTCCTCCCTCAGAGCCTCCGTCTCCTAGCGCCGCCGCTTTGAACACGGTCACTTTTACCGGATCTGCAGCCGCGGTCTTCCTTGGTGCTTTCTTGCTGCTCAAGATCTGATCTGCTCTTTTCTCCTTTGCCGGACTTGAatattttagggtttatttagtaggattttttttttttttagattttctttttgttatctGAATTTTTCGGCCATGGTGACCATTGATGATTTTAGTGGCTCTGTTTCACTGTTGATTTAATTCCtttatgaattcttttttctatgattaattcctatattttttattatctgtGTGTTCTTGAATGACTTGCTTTTTCTTAATATGATCATGTGATGGATGGGCTCCAATGTACTGCCCTCCGTGAGCTATATTattaatgtattattttaaGAGTGAGGGAGGAGACAGGTGGAAGGGAAGCAAAGCATCAGTTCGAGTGTGGTggttttttggttaaaaaaagtGGAGTTGGCTTTTACAGGCAATCACGTGCTTCACAGCTGTAGTCTCACTTACTCCTCCATGT is drawn from Vitis riparia cultivar Riparia Gloire de Montpellier isolate 1030 chromosome 18, EGFV_Vit.rip_1.0, whole genome shotgun sequence and contains these coding sequences:
- the LOC117906045 gene encoding classical arabinogalactan protein 9, producing MAYSSVVLVMMFALVAGSAFAQSPASSLTASPTKSPTASPPVATPPSPTPSPSTTPSAPAPAPSTVSPPASTPSPTSASPPAPPTSPASAPTTGASPSPSISTPPSEPPSPSAAALNTVTFTGSAAAVFLGAFLLLKI